One Salvelinus namaycush isolate Seneca chromosome 4, SaNama_1.0, whole genome shotgun sequence genomic window carries:
- the LOC120046545 gene encoding protein YIPF4 — MKVVGSTSTMQLSPTNGDFTFVSSTEADDLSGTIDAPDVKLNMGSDNAKDPYATTFLRKRGYGWLLEVDEDDPEDNKPLLEELDIDLKDIYYKIRCVLMPMPSLGFNRQVVRDNPDFWGPLAVVLLFSMISIYGQFRVVSWIITIWIFGSLTIFLLARVLGGEVSYGQVLGVIGYSLLPLIVIAPLLLVIGGFDVVSTLIKLFGVFWAAYSAASLLVGNEFKTKKPLLIYPIFLLYIYFLSLYTGV; from the exons ATGAAGGTTGTTGGCTCAACATCAACAATGCAGCTGTCTCCCACCAACGGAGATTTTACCTTCGTCTCGTCAACTGAAGCCGATG ATCTAAGTGGTACTATCGATGCCCCAGATGTTAAATTGAACATGGGCAGCGACAATGCAAAAGACCCATATGCAACCACGTTCCTGAGGAAACGAGGCTATGGCTGGCTACTGGAAGTAGACGAGGATGACCCAGAAGACAACAAACCTCTTCT GGAGGAGCTGGACATAGACCTGAAAGACATCTACTACAAGATCCGCTGTGTGCTGATGCCAATGCCCTCCTTGGGCTTCAACCGGCAGGTTGTGAGGGACAACCCTGACTTCTGGGGTCCTCTGGCTGTCGTGCTCCTGTTTTCCATGATCTCCATCTACGGACAGTTCAGG GTTGTGTCTTGGATAATTACCATTTGGATATTCGGATCTTTAACAATCTTTCTGCTGGCTCGTGTTCTCGGTGGTGAG GTGTCTTATGGACAAGTCCTTGGAGTGATTGGATACTCTTTACTCCCGCTCATCGTTATAGCTCCATTGCTTTTGGTCATTGGGGGTTTTGATGTTGTTTCTACACTAATAAAG CTTTTTGGAGTATTCTGGGCTGCTTACAGTGCTGCTTCTCTACTTGTTGGGAATGAATTCAAAACCAAGAAGCCTCTTCTCATATACCCTATTTTCCTTTTGTACATCTACTTCCTGTCACTATATACTGGGGTCTGA